Proteins from a single region of Oryza brachyantha chromosome 6, ObraRS2, whole genome shotgun sequence:
- the LOC102706292 gene encoding dehydrogenase/reductase SDR family member 12 — protein sequence MFIQKAWRTAAFGLYGLTQFTKSGFVEHAKKFREEDMLIRLDGKNCLVTGANSGIGFATAEGLASRGATVYMLCRNKERGETALSQIRSKTGNMNVHLEICDLSSISEVKSFATKFSSKDKPLHVLVNNAGLLEHKRVTTPEGLELNFAVNVAATYTLTELVMPLLEKAAPHARVITVSSGGMYTEPLDKDLQFSESNFDGTQQYARNKRVQVALTEWWTEKYRNKGIGFYSMHPGWADTPGVSKSLPGLSEKLSGNMRSNEEGADTVVWLALQPTEKLTPGAFYFDRAEAPKHLKFAGTAASHGQIGSIVDILGSISDL from the exons ATGTTCATCCAGAAG GCatggaggacggcggcgtTCGGGCTCTACGGCTTGACGCAGTTCACCAAATCCGGCTTCGT CGAACATGCAAAGAAATTTAGAGAGGAAGATATGCTGATCAGGCTGGATGGGAAAAATTGCCTTGTAACTGGGGCAAATTCTGGCATAGGTTTTGCAACAGCTGAGGGCTTGGCATCACG TGGTGCTACTGTTTATATGCTTTGCCGTAACAAGGAAAGAGGGGAGACTGCTCTTAGTCAAATACGATCCAAGACAGGCAACATGAATGTTCATCTGGAG ATTTGTGACCTTTCGTCTATTAGTGAAGTCAAATCATTCGCAACAAAATTCTCTTCAAAAGATAAACCACTTCATGTCCTG GTTAACAATGCTGGCTTACTAGAGCACAAGCGTGTGACGACACCAGAAGG GTTGGAGCTTAATTTCGCGGTGAATGTAGCAGCAACATACACTTTAACAGAGTTAGTAATGCCACTGTTGGAGAAAGCAGCACCTCATGCTCGTGTCATTACGGTTTCTTCAGGAGGAATGTACACTGAGCCATTGGACAAAGATTTGCAG TTCAGTGAAAGCAACTTCGATGGGACACAGCAATATGCTCGTAATAAAAGAGTTCAG GTTGCACTCACCGAATGGTGGACTGAGAAATACAGAAACAAGGGAATAGGTTTCTATTCGATGCATCCAGGATGGGCTGACACACCTGGAGTCTCCAAGAGCTTGCCTGGACTTTCAGAGAA GTTATCGGGAAACATGAGATCAAACGAAGAAGGTGCTGATACAGTGGTCTGGTTGGCTTTGCAACCCACGGAGAAGCTAACCCCAGGGGCTTTCTACTTTGACCGGGCTGAAGCACCAAAGCATCTGAAGTTTGCTGGGACTGCAGCTTCGCACGGGCAGATAGGCTCGATTGTTGATATTCTTGGCTCCATTTCTGACCTTTAG
- the LOC102706571 gene encoding syntaxin-125-like — protein MNDLFSSSSFKKYADASPAGGGGGAADMEAGGEGVVNLDQFFEDVEGVKEDMRGLEALYKRLQSTNEETKTAHDARAVKALRSRMDGDVEQVLRRAKGVKGKLEAFDRDNATSRKVPGCGPGSSTDRTRTSVVAGLGKKLKDIMDDFQGLRTRMAAEYKETVARRYYTVTGEKAEDSTIESLISSGESESFLQKAIQEQGRGQVMDTISEIQERHDAVKDIERSLLDLHQVFLDMAALVEAQGHQLNDIESHVAHASSFVRRGTVELEVAREYQKSSRKWACIAVLAGIVLIAVLVLPVLVNLRILTLR, from the exons ATGAACGATCTGTTCTCGTCGAGCTCGTTCAAGAAGTATGCGGACGCGAgcccggcgggcggcggcggcggcgctgccgacatggaggccggcggcgagggcgtggTGAACCTGGACCAGTTCTTCGAGGACGTGGAGGGCGTGAAGGAGGACATGCGCGGGCTGGAGGCGCTGTACAAGCGGCTGCAGTCGACGAACGAGGAGACCAAGACGGCGCACGACGCCCGCGCCGTCAAGGCCCTCCGCTCCCGCATGGACGGCGACGTCGAGCAGGTGCTCCGCCGCGCCAAGGGCGTCAAGGGAAAGCTCGAGGCCTTCGACCGAGACAACGCCACCTCCCGCAAGGTCCCCGGCTGCGGCCCCGGATCCTCCACCGACCGCACCCGCacctccgtcgtcgccggcctcgGCAAGAAGCTCAAGGACATCATGGACGACTTCCAG GGGCTGAGgacgaggatggcggcggagTACAAGgagacggtggcgcggcggtaCTACACGGTGACGGGGGAGAAGGCGGAAGACAGCACGATCGAGTCGCTCATCTCGTCGGGGGAGAGCGAGTCGTTCCTGCAGAAGGCGATCCAGGAGCAAGGGCGCGGGCAGGTGATGGACACCATCTCGGAGATCCAGGAGCGGCACGACGCCGTCAAGGACATCGAGCGCAGCCTGCTCGACCTGCACCAGGTCTTCCTCGACATGGCGGCGCTCGTCGAGGCGCAGGGCCACCAGCTCAACGACATCGAGAGCCACGTCGCGCACGCCAGCTCCTTCGTCCGCCGCGGCACCGTCGAGCTGGAGGTGGCGCGGGAGTACCAGAAGAGCAGCCGCAAGTGGGCCTGCAtcgccgtcctcgccggcaTCGTGCTCAtcgccgtcctcgtcctcccggTGCTCGTCAACCTCCGCATCTTGACGCTCAGATGA
- the LOC102706850 gene encoding glucan endo-1,3-beta-glucosidase 8-like — MDWPLRLPAGATVLLLLAMASHESMATVIDVGVNWGSQLSHPLLPSSVVHMLKENGISKVKLFDADPWPIGALIDSGIEVMLGIPNNMLETMNSYGNAKDWVKENVTSYGDKLNIKYVAVGNEPFLKAYNGSFMKTTFPALKNIQKALNEAGIGGKVKATVPLNADVYVSPDNKPSSGVFRPDIEDLMTGMVKFLHDQGAPFVVNIYPFLSLYQSDDFPFEFAFIDGGKTIQDKGGISYSNVFDANFDTLVTAMKKAGVPNIKVVVGEVGWPTDGDKNANIKLARRYYDGLLKKLAKEEGTPLRPGKMDVYMFGLFDEDMKSILPGNFERHWGIFTYDGKPKFPMDLTGHGNDKLLAAVPAVQYLPKQWCVFDDEAKDKSKLPGNIEYACASGDCTAIGYGCSCNSLDEKSNISYAFNMYFQMQDQDVRACDFDGLAKITEKNASAHGCLFPIQVISAANHIATPVVISFAALLAVLMVLV; from the exons ATGGATTGGCCTCTACGGCTGCCGGCCGGCGCGACCGTGCTATTGCTACTCGCCATGGCATCCCATGAAAGCATGGCCACTGTCATCGACGTTGGTGTGAATTGGGGATCGCAGCTGTCGCATCCACTGCTGCCATCGTCTGTTGTACATATGTTGAAGGAGAACGGCATCTCCAAGGTGAAGTTGTTCGACGCTGACCCATGGCCCATCGGCGCGCTCATCGACTCCGGCATCGAGGTCATGCTCGGTATCCCAAACAATATGCTGGAGACGATGAATAGCTATGGCAATGCCAAGGATTGGGTCAAGGAGAACGTCACCAGCTACGGCGACAAGCTCAACATCAA GTATGTCGCTGTCGGGAACGAGCCATTTCTCAAGGCGTACAATGGATCGTTCATGAAGACAACCTTCCCGGCACTAAAGAACATCCAAAAGGCATTGAACGAGGCTGGTATTGGTGGCAAGGTGAAGGCGACAGTCCCACTCAATGCCGATGTGTACGTCTCGCCGGACAACAAGCCGTCCTCTGGTGTTTTTCGGCCTGACATCGAGGACCTCATGACAGGCATGGTGAAGTTCCTACATGACCAAGGGGCACCCTTTGTCGTCAACATCTACCCATTCCTCAGCCTGTACCAGAGCGACGACTTTCCATTTGAGTTTGCCTTCATCGATGGTGGCAAGACCATCCAGGACAAGGGTGGCATCAGCTATTCCAACGTGTTCGACGCCAACTTTGACACACTTGTCACCGCGATGAAGAAGGCCGGTGTGCCCAACATCAAGGTTGTCGTTGGGGAGGTCGGTTGGCCAACGGATGGTGACAAGAACGCTAACATCAAGCTCGCACGACGCTACTATGACGGTCTCCTGAAGAAGCTTGCTAAGGAGGAAGGCACCCCGCTCCGCCCAGGCAAGATGGATGTCTACATGTTTGGCCTATTCGATGAGGACATGAAGAGCATCCTCCCTGGTAACTTCGAGCGGCACTGGGGCATCTTCACCTACGACGGCAAGCCTAAGTTCCCAATGGACCTAACCGGCCACGGCAACGACAAGTTGCTCGCCGCCGTTCCTGCTGTTCAGTACCTCCCAAAACAATGGTGTGTGTTTGACGATGAGGCCAAGGACAAGTCCAAGCTTCCGGGCAACATTGAGTACGCCTGTGCTAGTGGTGACTGCACAGCGATCGGCTATGGTTGCTCTTGCAATAGCCTCGATGAGAAGAGCAACATCTCCTATGCATTCAACATGTACTTCCAGATGCAGGACCAAGACGTGCGCGCCTGTGACTTCGACGGCCTCGCCAAGATCACCGAAAAGAATGCCTCCGCGCATGGCTGCTTGTTCCCGATCCAAGTCATTAGTGCCGCCAACCATATCGCGACACCGGTCGTCATTAGCTTTGCAGCGTTGCTAGCAGTGTTGATGGTTCTGGTGTGA
- the LOC102706013 gene encoding LRR receptor-like serine/threonine-protein kinase RGI5, giving the protein MAHRGGRFLEVAAAVLVVVVVVLGVAAVRPVEGLSADGKALLSLLPAAPSAVLPSWDPSAATPCSWQGVTCSPQSRVVSLSLPNTFLNLSSLPPQLASLSSLQLLNLSTCNISGAIPPAYSSLAALRVLDLSSNALYGDIPDALGALSGLQYLLLNSNRLTGTIPRSLANLSALQVLCVQDNLLNGTIPASLGALTALQQFRVGGNPGLSGPIPASLGALSNLTVFGAAATALSGSIPDEFGNLFNLQTLALYDTGVSGPVPAALGGCAELRNLYLHMNKLTGPIPPELGRLQKLTSLLLWGNALSGRIPPELSNCSALVVLDLSGNRLTGEVPGALGRLGALEQLHLSDNQLTGRIPSELSNCSSLTALQLDKNGLAGAIPPQLGELKALQVLFLWGNALSGTIPPSLGNCTELYALDLSKNRLAGGIPDEVFALQKLSKLLLLGNALSGKLPPSVADCASLVRLRLGENQLAGEIPREIGKLQNLVFLDLYSNKFTGGLPAELANITVLELLDVHNNSFTGVIPPQFGELMNLEQLDLSMNKLTGEIPASFGNFSYLNKLILSGNMLSGPLPKSIRNLQKLTMLELSNNSFSGPIPPEIGALSSLSISLDLSSNKFTGELPDEMSSLTQLQSLDLSSNGLYGSISVLSALTSLTSLNISYNNFSGAIPVTPFFKTLSSSSYINNPNLCESYDGHTCASDMVRRTALKTVKTVILVCAVLGSISLLLVVVWILINRSRTLAGRKAMSMSVAGGDDFSHPWTFTPFQKLNFSVDNILECLRDENVIGKGCSGVVYRAEMPNGEIIAVKKLWKTSKEEPIDAFAAEIQILGHIRHRNIVKLLGYCSNKSVKLLLYNYIPNGNLQQLLKDNRSLDWDTRYKIAVGAAQGLAYLHHDCVPAILHRDVKCNNILLDSKYEAYLADFGLAKLMNSPNYHHAMSRIAGSYGYIAPEYGYTTKITEKSDVYSYGVVLLEVLSGRSAVEAVVGDSLHIVEWAKKKMGSYEPAVNILDPKLRGMPDQLVQEMLQTLGIAIFCVNPAPAERPTMKEVVAFLKEVKCPPEEWGKISQQPLIKPGSQQG; this is encoded by the exons ATGGCGCACCGGGGCGGCCGGTTCTTGGaggtcgccgcggcggtgctggtggtggtggtggtggtgttgggGGTGGCGGCGGTCAGGCCGGTGGAGGGGCTGTCCGCTGACGGGAAGGCGCTGCTGTCGCTGCTTCCGGCTGCGCCGTCGGCGGTGCTGCCGTCGTGGGACCCCTCCGCCGCGACGCCGTGCTCGTGGCAGGGGGTGACGTGCTCGCCGCAGAGCCGGGTGGTGTCGCTGTCGCTGCCCAACACCTTCCTCAACCTCTCGTCGCTCCCGCCGCAGCTCGCTTCGCTGTCGTCGCTCCAGCTGCTCAACCTCTCCACCTGCAACATCTCCGGGGCCATCCCGCCGGCGTACTCgtcgctcgccgcgctccgcgTGCTGGACCTCTCGTCGAACGCGCTCTACGGCGACATCCCCGACGCGCTCGGCGCGCTGTCGGGCCTCCAGTACCTGCTCCTCAACTCCAACCGCCTCACCGGCACCATCCCGCGCTCGCTCGCCAACCTCTCCGCGCTCCAGGTGCTCTGCGTCCAGGACAACCTCCTCAACGGCACCATCCCGGCGTCGCTGGGCGCGCTCACCGCGCTCCAGCAGTTCCGCGTCGGCGGCAACCCGGGGCTGTCTGGCCCCATCCCGGCCTCGCTCGGCGCGCTCTCCAACCTCACCGtcttcggcgccgccgccaccgcgctgtCCGGCTCCATCCCGGATGAGTTCGGGAACCTCTTCAACCTCCAGACGCTGGCATTGTACGACACCGGCGTGTCCGGCCCCGTGCCCGCCGCGCTCGGCGGGTGCGCCGAGCTGCGCAACCTGTACCTCCATATGAACAAGCTCACCGGGCCGATACCGCCGGAGCTCGGGAGGCTGCAGAAGCTGACCAGCCTGCTGCTCTGGGGCAATGCCCTGTCCGGGAGGATCCCGCCGGAGCTGTCGAACTGCTCGGCATTGGTCGTGCTCGACCTGTCCGGCAACCGGCTCACCGGCGAGGTGCCCGGGGCGCTCGGCCGGCTCGGCGCGCTCGAGCAGCTACACCTGTCGGACAACCAGCTCACGGGGCGTATCCCGTCGGAGCTGAGCAACTGCAGCAGCCTCACGGCGCTTCAGCTCGACAAGaacggcctcgccggcgcgatCCCGCCGCAGCTCGGGGAGCTCAAGGCGCTGCAGGTTCTGTTCCTCTGGGGCAACGCGCTGTCCGGCACGATACCGCCGTCGCTGGGCAACTGCACCGAGCTGTACGCGCTCGACCTGTCCAAgaaccgcctcgccggcggcatcCCCGACGAGGTGTTCGCGCTGCAGAAACTCAGCAAGCTGCTGCTTCTCGGGAACGCGCTCTCCGGGAAGCTCCCCCCGAGCGTCGCCGACTGCGCGTCGCTGGTCCGCCTCCGGCTCGGCGAGaaccagctcgccggcgagatACCCAGGGAGATCGGCAAGCTGCAGAACCTGGTGTTCCTGGACCTCTACTCCAACAAGTTCACCGGCGGGCTCCCGGCCGAGCTCGCCAACATCACGGTGCTGGAGCTGCTCGACGTCCACAACAACAGCTTCACGGGGGTCATCCCGCCGCAGTTCGGGGAGCTCATGAACCTGGAGCAGCTCGACCTCAGCATGAACAAGCTCACCGGCGAGATACCGGCGAGCTTTGGCAACTTCAGCTACCTCAACAAGCTCATCCTCAGTGGCAACATGCTGTCTGGGCCATTGCCCAAGTCCATTCGGAACCTGCAGAAATTGACCATGCTGGAGCTGAGCAACAACAGCTTCTCCGGTCCGATACCGCCGGAGATCGGTGCACTGTCCAGCCTCAGCATTAGCCTCGACCTCAGCTCGAACAAGTTCACCGGCGAGCTGCCTGACGAGATGTCCAGCTTGACGCAGCTGCAGTCACTTGATCTCTCTAGCAATGGCTTGTATGGTAGCATCTCGGTGCTGAGCGCCCTCACCAGCCTGACATCTCTCAACATTTCGTACAACAACTTCTCCGGTGCAATCCCGGTGACGCCGTTCTTCAAGACATTGTCGTCGAGCTCCTACATCAACAACCCCAACCTATGTGAGTCCTATGATGGGCACACTTGCGCCTCGGACATGGTTCGCCGGACAGCGCTGAAGACTGTCAAGACCGTGATCCTTGTCTGTGCGGTCCTGGGCTCGATCAGTCTGCTGCTCGTTGTGGTCTGGATCCTGATCAACAGGAGCAGAACACTTGCAGGCAGGAAGGCGATGAGCATGTCGGTTGCGGGTGGCGATGACTTCTCGCACCCGTGGACATTTACGCCGTTCCAGAAGCTGAACTTCAGCGTTGATAACATCTTGGAGTGCCTGAGAGATGAGAATGTGATTGGCAAAGGTTGCTCAGGTGTCGTGTACAGAGCTGAAATGCCGAACGGGGAGATCATCGCCGTGAAGAAGCTTTGGAAGACGTCAAAGGAGGAGCCGATCGACGCGTTCGCTGCTGAGATTCAGATATTGGGGCACATCAGGCACCGGAACATCGTCAAGCTGCTTGGTTACTGCTCAAACAAGTCTGTTAAGCTCCTGCTCTACAACTACATCCCCAATGGTAATCTGCAGCAGCTCCTGAAGGATAACAGGAGCCTGGACTGGGATACCCGTTACAAGATCGCTGTCGGGGCAGCGCAAGGGCTGGCCTATCTGCACCACGATTGCGTCCCGGCGATACTCCACCGGGATGTCAAATGCAACAACATACTTCTTGATTCGAAGTATGAGGCGTACTTGGCTGACTTTGGGCTGGCCAAGCTGATGAACTCCCCCAACTATCATCATGCCATGTCACGCATCGCCGGTTCGTACGGATACATTGCTCCAG AGTACGGCTACACGACGAAGATCACGGAGAAGAGCGACGTGTACAGCTACGGCGTGGTGCTGCTGGAGGTCCTGAGTGGCCGGAgcgcggtggaggcggtggtgggggACTCCCTCCACATCGTGGAGTgggcgaagaagaagatgggGAGCTACGAGCCGGCGGTGAACATCCTGGACCCGAAGCTGCGCGGCATGCCGGACCAGCTGGTCCAGGAGATGCTGCAGACGCTGGGCATCGCCATCTTCTGCGTGaacccggcgccggcggagcggCCCACCATGAAGGAGGTGGTGGCCTTCCTCAAGGAGGTGAAGTGCCCCCCCGAGGAGTGGGGCAAGATCTCCCAGCAGCCGCTCATCAAGCCCGGGAG